In Carassius carassius chromosome 27, fCarCar2.1, whole genome shotgun sequence, the sequence cagttatttttgttctgTTATGAATGCCACAAAGTGCTTTAGTGCAACTAACATTAAACTTCCACTAATCCAGTCCATATCATTTGAGATTATATAGATCCTAGAATCAGTCAAGATCAGGTTCAGATGACATTTAAACAGATTAGGGTCAAAAGAAGAATACAGATCTGGTTACAGCCATcattaacattgtttttttttcatatttatataatattacaggTCCCCATCTCCAGTTTGAGGATGAGGTTACTGCTTTACAGCCTCAAGTGGACAAACTAATTGCTTTGGGTGTAAATAAGATCATCGCCCTTGGACATTCTGGGTTCAAAGTGGACCAATATATAGCAAAGAAAGTTCGAGGAGTGGATGTTGTGATTGGAGGGCACACCAATACATTCCTATACACAGGTATGTATCATTTAATTGggtttatatgtattattattagtgtcacgttttgatttatttaaattaattagtttctatTCCTAAAAAAAGATTTTCCCATCATTTACATGCTTTTTTCTCCCCTTCCGTGTAGCACAGAGGCACCACGTGTCCATTTCCTCACACAGTCAAACACCtttcattaaaactgtaataataggaTATTGGCGAAACAAATTTAGTAAAGGCTACAgtatgtatttgtgtttgtgctcTGGAAAGCATTAAAACCTTCtatttacaatgtgtttttgtagCTTTGAGCATGCAGTGGCCAATCACAGTCATATCTGTTGATTTTTTTACACACCTGTGATTGGCCTTTTACGTTCAAGAGTTCAGAGTAAGAATTCACTCCCCTCTAAACGGATGATTTTAGAGTTCAGAATTACTAACTGATATGAATTTGCAGCTACATTGTGCTGATGATACATTGTTGTTGTCCAGTTAACTGTGAAGCTGcgtaaaataagaaaatacaggTTAAAAAGGGGGTACACTTCAAAGGGGTTCACTCAATGGAATTTAAAATAAGGTGCAGAATAGAGGTAGACTCTTTCACTAGGACCAAAAATAAGAGGTTAATTtgtgaataattttattttgttaaagatgTGCAATGGACTTTCCATTCCCAACACTTTTCAAAACTCTCTTAATAAGGGCTGTGGTCTCTTGCATGGAAGAGctccacaaaaatacattaaagtgcTAAATGGTGTATGCAGAGGTGAACTTACCAAAGGACTGTGCTGATCCCATCACAAACAAAGTAACGCCCATACACCTCTAATACCACTCTCATTAAATGTGATTAATCTGTGTTTTAATAAAAGACTTGCGTTTTGTTACATAAAGGGTGTGATTGACTTAAGGTGAAACAGTATTAAGCTTTATTTTAATCCAAACAAACAGCTAACCAGTACAGCACTGACATGAGAGTTTCTTTTGCTTCAGAAACTCTGGTTAGGCTGCCAAATACTACTCATTAGCATGTTACTCACCTCTGCTGCAGCCTTTGAGATTTCTTACCAAGCAGGAATAAAGTACTAACCCCAAGAATTACAGTACACATGGGTGTTTGCTTCTGTCCTCTTGGCATAAATGATGCCATAAAGTATGTGACTTCTTAGGAAGTGGTGTAttcttattttgtgttattaAGTGGCCAGATTTACCTGGCTGATAAGATGGGGAAAATGCACTGACGTAAATTAAAGGAAAGACCCAAGCCATATCTAcacttttgttgttattgtgtaaGAATACTCCTTTTTTATGTGGTTATTGTATGACATTTAACAAATCCACAATTCAATCTTTAAACCATATTGCTTGAAAATATAGTTGAACTTAAAAGTTGTCAAAagtcagtaacactttattttgcagggttttttttacaattattccaCATACTTACTATAGttataacagtaaattatgcataattactagCAACTATCCCTAAACCAAACCCCAAGCCTTTAGGAAGTACAttgttgtttttaacatttttcaacacttaaatgatttttttatgtggTTAATAAAACTACAATAAATGGTTTATATACATTATCTTTGGTGCACTTTAAtctttgaaattatttttgaaaacatCCTCACTTTGGCAAAACCTTCACTGTAGTTTGCAGTTTGGTTGTTCCAAGCACCTTGGAGAAGTCATATCTAGGCCATCTCATTTGTTTCTGTCACTTGATGTAACACCAGACAGACTCGATGATTGTGAGCTCTGAACTCTGTGTGAGCCTGTAACTATTTGTTGCTGGACTCCTTGTCCACCCAAAAATCCTTTCTGGATTATTGCAGTATTCGTAAAAGgaataaacaaaaactaaaccAAATGACATTAATAACTACAAAAAGACAAATGGTTTGGGGAAGCATTTTGTGTGCTTAAGACTTTTATTACTGTACTTAAAGTATTTACTCTGTCCATTTATTTTGTGTGCTCATCTCTGTAGGAACTCCACCATCCACAGAAGTTCCTGCAGGCCCATATCCATTCATGGTCCAATCAGATGATGGGCGCCAGGTTCCTGTGGTCCAGGCCTATGCCTTTGGAAAGTATCTGGGATTCCTAAAAGTGACTTTTGATTCAAATGGAAATGTGGTGAAGTCTTCAGGCAATCCAATTCTTCTGGATAACTCAACAGCACCAGGTCAGAAAACTGCAGACATGGAAGCAAATTAGAGAATTTAAAACAAGTCAGTAGAGTTTATAGGACAACAGGCTTCCGGAAGGAAAAATCTCATCTTCACAGTAGGGAAACAGACATTCTGCCATAAAGATTTTTACAATTAATGTGTTCAGTGGTCAAAGTCTGAGCTAAAAATGTCCTCTTATTGTGAAAATGAAATCTGTAACAATGTAGTTGCCCAAGCGATGAAGCTTTGCCAAGGATGTAACTGAGTTGGTTCACAGTaagaaacaggaaaataacagaatcaCTTATGGAAATTTATCTCAGACAATTCAGATTATAAAATACAACAGGGTCActattcagctcagttcagatatggctgcatgataaatcatattttaattgtGATCAGGACTTCTGCTACTCTCTGTTTATTCATCTGCATGAATTGCCAGCTGGTTTATCTATCCTTAAACAAGCTTTTGTCTTGAattgatacattttctgcccagtgGTTTATTTAATGTTCCAATCTGGCTACCATTAGCATGTGCTCTCTCTACCTTACGGAAGCTGAAAACACTGGCAAACATGGAAAGTTGGAGTTTAGCAATCTCTAATGAGGAATTCTGCTTAAATAAAAGTGTAATACAGCCTGGAACTAAATCTGCGAGCAAATTTTCTTCTTTTCCTGGACTTTTCCAGAATTGCTTCAAGCATGCAATGTTGTGATCTTGGACTGGTTTAATTCAAGTCTTAGAGCTCAATAAACAGGAAAAATACTTAATGAAACCAGGACTTCTGAAACCTTGGTCACTCAGTGGAGATTAGTATAACAACATAACCTATTAGGATGGTGTGTTGGAGCAGGATTGTACACCCCTGTACTACACTGTATCTATCAGATGCGATGCATTTCTATTGTGGATTGCCCTATTGATATGCCAGGTTCAACCTGTGATCTGATTTTGTCTAGATCCAGTCATTCAGACTGAAGTGGACTCTTGGAGGAAGAATCTGGCCAATTACTCTGCTCAGCATGTGGGACAGACTCTAGTCTATCTCAATGGAACCTTTGAGGAATGTCGATTTCGTGAATGTAATTTGGGAAATTTGATCTGTGATGCCATGGTGAGTGAATAAGTCTATGATTTTAAAGATAAATTTgataacattattttgcatattgTTTTTCATGGACATGATGACTTCTCTAGATCGAACAAACACCTCACTATGTAGAGCATGATGTATGAATGTGTACAAAATCGTTCAACTTTAACACCTACAAAATGCGTTCAGTGACAATGCATGCTCGGATCTTTTTAAATTTTCAGCCATCCGAATAGGCTAGTGACAGGTAGCACACATGGCACGACTCATGTTTGTCATTAatcttgtattttgttttatttatacaacTGACCACAGGTCATAAACctgaaataagaaataaaacagcGTTACAAATATGTCCATTGAATatataatgcaaacaaacaaacatgaagtAGTTACAATAAAATAACTAAGCTATTTCTGCTGTAAATAAGAATACACTATCATATAATCTCCTATTCAGTCTTACACAGCTGCATCAGAACACCGCagaaactacatttcccatcatgcatagCAGCGCTCCTGCACAGAGTATAACTATCACACAAGACAGCCGGCAAAGTGTATTAATCATTACAACGCTTCAATTCAATGCTCCACCAAATGAATGCAACACTGTCCGCTACACTAGTTTActtggtaatttgttaattatccAGTGTTCGAACATATCACAAACCGAGAGAACTGAACAGTACACACGCTAACTTAACTATAAATTAAGTCTCTCAGACTAAGCATAGCCAATGACAATAATTACACAGGTACGAAAGTTTAAACATTCCTAAATTAAAGTACAGCAAACCGTAACTCATGGTAAACATTTCAAAAGGTTCTAAATTCACTATATACCAACAGGCTGTGTGCTCCTGATGATGATGGGTGGTGAGCCAACAATGCTTTCTACATTTTTTATGAAGCTTACAGCGTAACTGCGCATGCTCACACCTAAGTGACCATCACGCAACAAACTAatcattgtgaaataaatataattcgCTTGTATAAATCCTACTATTCCCAATATTTTAAGCAGACTTTTTTATAACCATGAATCTTACCAATATATTTTTCCTAGTGATCCAAAGAACCGAACAATGCAGATGTTAATGTTAGGCCCAGTTTACATCTGGTATTATCATTAGTGTAGTGTGATCTGAGAGAAATCTAGGTGTAATTTGCATCCAGAATGCTTTGCAGTTAACACATTTGGAGGAATGTAAATATATCACATTTGTGGGATAATCCAATGATCTCATTAATCAACCATTGCTGGTTACATGccgctttaaaataaaattacattactaTTACATTATACTTGGACAGTGTTTGACTTGGACAGTGTTtactctacttcctgttggccttctgtagctaatcgtagctccgtgtagctgtttttatttatttttttctctagaatctttatcttactatcactctctgttttttaaagtgataaaatataacttaattcacaccatatttctgatattatcgatcaatcttatcagattaattttgatcgttcacttttattttatatccgtgagtgcagtacacctgcaaagcgttagcactcgttagcttgtcattagcgttttcattcgaacctatcccCAGAGAGTCCTACATCACAACCCATCGCCACGGCTGCTGTACCACCACTGAGCGGCCAGGTCAcctatatgtttatttatacttGCGCTGCTATCAGCGACAGCTGGATGCAatcattgcatgccaatgtgcattggtttGTTTAGTTTACATTGAAGTAGATTCCCAATTCGTCGGCCACAAACAtgatgtctccgttccctccttcaggtaaCAATACCTAATTGAGATATTCTTCAGCATGTTCTTCATTGGATCACTGGATAAAGATATTGATACCAggtgcaaacaaacacacattcagaaaATCTTTGTACCTGAAAAAGTTCAATCAAGCACttatcctaattaatgttgttcagttgctttgacacaaatcttttttgtttaaagcgctatataaataatggtgacttgacttgacgctcagccaaaaacaaaaacaaaacgcaAAACCTCAAACCCAAAATAAACTAATTGCAGTCTCAGAAAGCAATTAAATGATCCAAGCAACAAACATTTCAATTTGGTAGATTTGCTCAAAATCGTGCTCATAAGACCCATTTTCATTTCCTTTTCTGCTTATATTTTAGGtccataataatattaaatatgctGATGAAATCCAGTGGAACCATGTCAGCTCTTGTATTCTGAACGGTGGAGGCATTCGATCACCTATTGATGAGCGAAACAGAAATGGTATGAGACACTGATTCACAATCACTTAAGATTCCTAACTGGACAGATAGATATCCCTTAAGTTTATTTGACTTGGTGTTATACTGTGATGATTAAGGATTTCCTAAGCAGTAAATATAATACTGAAAAACACCTAATGCATTTTTCGATTGAAGGCTCCATCACAATGGAGGATCTGATCGCCGTGTTGCCATTTGGAGGTACATTTGACCTGGTCCAAATGAATGGATCTACTCTGCGAGAGATCTTTGAGCACTCAATTCGAAGATACGGAGGAAGCACTGGTGAATTCCTACAAGTGTCAGGTACATTTACTTTATAAGTATACTCTATTATTTGAACTAGAGTTCCCCCTCAATTTGAGTACTGGAATAGCATGGGCAAATGTTGCTAAGCTCTCAAAATGAACAAAGCATCATAAAACAAGTCTGTACGACTTGAGTGTTAATTCAGATGAACTAATATTAATTTGATTCTTATAATTCCTCTGCAGGATTTCAGGTGGTGTATGATTTATCAAAATCACCTGGAAACCGTGTTAAAAGCTTGAATGTGCTCTGCACTGAGTGTCGAGTGCCCCGCTATGAACCGCTCAACCCAAAGAAGGTGTATAAAGTGGTGCTGCCCTCTTACCTAGTGGACGGAGGAGATGGATACTCTATGATCAAAGAACAGAAACTCAAACATGACAGTGGTAAGTCATTATATATGCACATTTAACTGCACATTTCATCATACACTTAGCATTACAATATACTGTGTACCATATTCCATAGGCAACCTGGATATAGCAGTTGTTGCCAGCTACatctcagagagaaagagagttcaTCCAGCTGTGGAAGGACGTATTCAGTTCACAAGCTCTTCTATTGGACATCGAGGATGTATGTCCACTATTCTGCTGGTGTGGGTACTCTGGGTCATGTTTGTTTAGTCATTTATTAagtatttgtgaaaaaaaacaaacatgtagCCATTTGTGTAATTGTACAGTCAGAGAGAAAAAACCTTTAATCCAAAGATTAGTTATTGTCATAGAAACTAACAGATTAACTGGCAACACTGTGATGTAGAAAGGATCAAAGAAAGTCAGTCATCTTTTTACACGTTCTTATTCTATAGGGTTCTTCTTTACAAGCACTTTCTATTACCTCTTTAAAATTCATAGAATTCATTGGGGCTATACTATGCTGAATCTCACGGAGATGTCCAGATCATATTGCACTACACCATTTTTGCTTTAAAAGCTTGTTTTTAGgcccattaagatattttggtaaTATTTCATGATAATTCAGCTAACTCGAAGCTCAAATTCTCATGACTGcaatgtatataaaaaagtaaaatttacattatgCGTCATGGTAGTATGATTTAGTTCACTTTGACTTTAATTGTTTTGTATTACAGTAATAATTTGATCCTCATAGAGACATAttctttattcaaaatatcttttcaTATTTCTCTTCTCAATTATGAACTGTACATCTTTTCATGAGATTCTTATAAAAAAGGGTAACGTTATTTATCTGTAATTTGTTTCTTGATGATGATTATTGATAGAGGTTTGTCTGGCAAGAAATCTCCATCCTCTTTTTTTTCTAAGGTAgctattcatatttttataaagcatttattttaaatacgttatatattaaaaaaaagaagatttaTTGTAAAACACATAACCAGGGACAAAGTTGCTGGATATATTAAGATTTTATTTACGGAGCACAAAGCcagaacatttacaaaaaaaaagaaacaaaaattcaGTACTTTTATTTTGCACATTGCTGTGACACTATGTGAAACGTCTCAGTTCTGTcatagattattttttacttGTCTGTATCTTGTCTTTTTAAATATCTTCACAAACCGCCAAGAgtttaaaatggtttatttaCATCTGATCTGATGTTATCATGCTGATAATGACATTATGCATGTTGAATCACATAATCTACTTGATCCAAACCTTTCGTTTTAATGCTGTTAATATTAGACTGTAAAAATAAGGCAGGCTTCCAATGATTCGATGAATAACCATGGCATACTAACCCCATTTAAgtcaataaataattgtatttcagtAGTGCAATAAACGCTTTATAATGTTGATGTTAGGTCCGAAAATGTTTTACATCCATTTAGTGGAGATGGAGAGACCTGCCTTCTGATTCTACAAAAGACAAAACAGCAGAAGCTCCATTAATAACACGATGATCTGCTCGGGGTCACAGTGTGACTATGGTTCAGGAGAGCGTTACCTCACTGAGCTCTGGGAACAGCTCCTGGACAGCGATGTCAAGCAACAAGTACGTCATCTATGAGCAAATGAGAGATCCATGGAAAAGATCAATGAAGGAGAAAAGGCAACTTAGCAGACAGTGAGAGCGTTTTTAGGACGTTAGATGAGTGTTTGCACCTGTTTGTTGAGCAGTGGCTGCTGAATAGCATTGAATAGCATCTTGACGCCCTCATGCTTTGCTTCCTCACCAACACATTTCCCAACCAGATCTGGGAAACACCACACATCAATTAGTCTATCAATGTTCATCTATCAATGTTCATCTAAAACTTTGGTCAACATGATAAGACTACATGATATGCTGATTAAACGAACAACGATATTTGCAGATAACACTTTAGTAAacggaccagttctcactattaactagctgtttattagcatgcctatgattaacatattggctgtttaatagtacttataaagcacatattctaccttacttactattaataagcagcaaattaggagtcaAAAGTCGTacttaatggtttgttaatagacagaattggaccttaaaataaagtgttggcAAGTGTTTCTCCTTcctttaaaatgctaattatacTCCATTAGATGTTATGAGGTACCTGGCAGGTAGTTCATCATCTCCTCAAAGGTCTGCTTGGCTCGTCTCTGTTTGTCCTCAGGAGAGCGTTCCTCTGTGCTCTCACAGAAAACAGCATCTGCAGAGGTGCAGAATCTGATCAGTCGAAGAACACCAATGTACCCATACAATAAACTAAAACACATTGATGTAAAACCCTCATCATACACTAGAGCTGTGTGGGTTAAGCACCATCTGCTGTGACTTCACAAATGTTAATGCATTTTGGGATAGAGAGCGGTCTGAAACATCCCTTGTATTAGGTTGCAGATCAACTGGATCCATTTTGAGTATTGGAAGTTCTTGAGTTGAGCAGTCAGAGAGTGTATGTTTAAGTGAAGTGGAAGGAAGTGCTTGAAATAAGTCAGATAAGGTACAGTACTAATGGCATGCATCCAAGAACAAACTACAACCCCAGTTCCAGAAAAGTCGGGACGTTTTGTGAAATGACTTAAAAGAAACAATTTCCAATTTGTCTTTCTGATCTGAGATCCAGAGAACCCGGCAGCATCGCTGCATAGAATGACGTATAGCTTTCTCAGAGAATAACAGATATTCAAGTTGCATTTTCCTGATGAAGCAGCACTCTGTGTTCAATGACAGCGATTTTCCAAAGTACTCCTGAGCCCATGTGGCTATATTTAACATCACAGCATGACAGTTTCTTGTGCAATGCCATCTGAGGGCTCAAGGTCATGCACATTCACCTGATCTTTCCTGCTTTGCCCTTCACAGACTGAGATTTCTCTGAAACTTTTCACAACATCCTGTACGGTTGGGATTTTGCATTAAgaaatgcaattttttatttgtttgacacTTCTCTAGTGAAATTTGGCACAAAGTGATGAGCCATGATCCAGCTTTGCTTGCAAAAACTGAgatgctccttatatacccaaaCATGATACCTTGACCTATTACCAATTCAGATGCTTACTGTGAACCATTTCCAAACAGTTTAACTTGGATATTCTATAtccttttcacttttattttgcctCTGTACCAACTTTCTTTGGAGTTTGTCGTAGCTGTCAAAAAGGGTTAATATTTACAGTAAGGTCAGTGAAAACTTCAGAAAtctcaattaaataaaagttaagagaattgtattgtatttgctGGAATTGGGGTTGAAACTGCTATTCTGTCTATGCAGTAGTTGTTTAATGGGTATTAGGTATTGAAGAACTTGAAGATGTGTGATTTTATAAAGTTGGAGCACACAAACCTCGCAACAGAGTGATGAGAGAGACGAGGCGATGCTCTTGCATGATCTGCTCTAGTTTGAACTGGAAATAATGGCCTACATACGCCTCTAGTGTCCTTTTCAAGAGAATACGAGCCCCGCTCAGAAAGTGATGCAGCCAGTCAGGCATATGGAAAACCACCCGACCTGAGTCCAGAAAACAAACGAGTCACATGACTTCAGGAGAGAAAAGCCAGTGGTTTGGACACACTTATTTTCACAATGAGCTGTTACTTTTGTGTTCTTccgaaacaaaaaaataacaccaaacagacaagtacattttcatgttttatgaaCCTTTCCTTTAATAAGACTTTGAAAAGAAACTTTAGTAATTACTAATTTTAGTAatcatatttcatataaaaaaaaacaaaaaaaaaacacatttttaaagtgttacgatgaaaaaaataaataaatcacttgcCTATGTACATCATGTAGTCATATACTCCATCAACCTCCATCAGCTCCATGAAGTAGTTCTGGTTGTGTTTTCTCTCCAGGCCCTCTGGCAGATTGGCATTGTTTTTGTACAGCTCATTGAATAGCTAAAATGGTATGAGTAGAAACGTTATTTCCATTATTGAAGACAACATGATAGTCATTtcgatttctttctttctttctttctctttctttctttctttctttctttctttctttctttcgttttgaattatgGGATTTCCAAAACTATTATCTGAGTACGGTTTGTACTGAACATCTTTCAATCACCTGCACTAAACAAGGTTTAGCCCgaaaaatatatttgaactaCACCTTCGAAGGTTTCAAAACttcaatatttcacaatttaataaattcaataaaaatccaaagaaaaattaaatcatgttttttttttcagtaataagGCTAATATAAATATTATCAATGCTGAGAAAATGTAAAGTTATGTAAAGATATAACAGAGTAAACATTTCACTGCCCTTGCTGTAAACTTAAACATTTTTAAGCTTGGGACAAAACTCCTAAGTGATCTTCAATTGAGAGTGCAGGTAATTATGAAAAATTGTGTTTTGAGCATATGTGTTCAGACGTTTTTGTAAGATATACATGTGCTACAATggttttaaatttactttttagAGATTAGCAATCAGAAAATAATTTTTGCCCATATCAAATTCTCAAGTGTAAAGGATTCCAATACattacaagataaaaaaaaaaaaaaaaaaaaaaaaacccgaatTTTTCTAAGAGCTGTTTTGAGTAGTGAACacacctttttattattttctgcaGTGGGGCTGAGGATGGTGAGCTCAGGTCTGCTGGGTTTGGGTTTGGGGGATTCACAGGAACTGAAGAACGACTGGATGAATGGCTCTAGGTTTTGTCCTTTCTGGAGAAAATCAGCAAGAATAAGCATCAGGTCATATTAAAATCATTCTATTCTTTcaaattttgtataaaaaaaacatcaaacacaTCAGTCAATCGCAAATATGagtagttattttattatattatttatatttacaccTGATGTTGAACAATTACAGTTATTTCATTCCTTAAGATACATCAAATCTAAAGAAATCAAGAGACAAACTCTacagcaaaaataatgactgttgtcTCGTGTAGTCAGACCTTCTGACtgacggctgaaggtctggaattcatggcagttttcattggccaaggcccgctcATGAGGCTTGACGGACATATCAAACAACCAATCATTCGTTTCGTTCAGCGTCACGTTTcgggcgtggaaatgtcgccacaataacagaccagtgtgtaaaactctcggacgtattttaaagattctatgccgcgaactttaaatatttcacatacttttaaaACTTCAgagtttagttgatcctgataagcactcgtcgcgtttcttctttcgtgagggggtttggcggcAACTATCTTTGCTTCCaggcggaacgttaaagaacgcgacacacatcTCCCAGAAATcttgtataattcaaccaatctgatgatgaCTTTCAAAACTCCTGAAGTTTTTCTACTTTTGTGTGCCACATGCTTCAGACCACAGATACTCAACAGATGATAATCCGTTGGtcgattaataaaaaaataacattcatgTTTAGTTTAGTGTTTAGTGAGACTTTATATAGCTACTTGATATCTCTGAAATGTACCATTAACTTGCTAAGCGCAACAATAGCAAAACAAGCGGTAAAACTGTCAGGCAACTTTTGTGTGTGGCGCTTTATGCATAGCTCGTGCATTTAGAGCTGCGCACATTCACAGCTGATTCAGGTGATGTTAGAGCTGATCCGCGCATCTCTACTGCAGTGTGTAAATGAGTCGATGATATGCATCTTAacagcatgaaaaacaaaacttattttcaaATTGTCAATGGGTCAATTGTCGATAAaggtttgtgctttctgtttgaggtctcagtgaaagtttgaaAGTCTTTGAGTGCCGCTttcagagcgctcacgtccgtaTAATGGAGAACTGTCATGTAACTTTGTTTTTTCCTCATAAATGCAAACACGGAAAATAAgacaaaagactttttaaaaaatgcaaacaaaaaaaggtttatagcatttggggggggggggtggatttatagcgttttggggaaaaaatttctggatttatagcgttttgaaaagaaaaaaattactttgaaTTTATCATCAACAATAttgttgtttgatttaataatcatTGTTCGACATGTTCAGACtgagcaaaaaaacaacaacattttaacaGGATAAATTGAATATTCACAAAATGTGTGGGTCTAggtaaaatgtaattttcctgAAAACTATTGAAATGGTTGCATTTTGGAAAAGAGCTCCTCATATATTTAATGCCCCTCAACATCTGCTCATGAAGGCTAACAAAAGTTATGTGAAAACTGGGGAGTGTACCTTTAAGGTTGTGGTGGTAACGGAACCACAAACAACCAAGTGTGTTCTGAAAGACACATA encodes:
- the LOC132107121 gene encoding snake venom 5'-nucleotidase-like gives rise to the protein MRMQWLNALFFIWIHCHMCRTEFELTLLHTNDVHARVEETNKDSGKCTKPPCFAGVARRFTKIKEVRSKEKNVLLLDAGDQFQGTVWFNFYKGAEAAHFMNRLGYDAMALGNHEFDNGVDGLLTPFLQKVNCTVLSANIKADQTIASRISGFYLPYKIFTVNSEKVGVVGYTSVETPALSLPGPHLQFEDEVTALQPQVDKLIALGVNKIIALGHSGFKVDQYIAKKVRGVDVVIGGHTNTFLYTGTPPSTEVPAGPYPFMVQSDDGRQVPVVQAYAFGKYLGFLKVTFDSNGNVVKSSGNPILLDNSTAPDPVIQTEVDSWRKNLANYSAQHVGQTLVYLNGTFEECRFRECNLGNLICDAMVHNNIKYADEIQWNHVSSCILNGGGIRSPIDERNRNGSITMEDLIAVLPFGGTFDLVQMNGSTLREIFEHSIRRYGGSTGEFLQVSGFQVVYDLSKSPGNRVKSLNVLCTECRVPRYEPLNPKKVYKVVLPSYLVDGGDGYSMIKEQKLKHDSGNLDIAVVASYISERKRVHPAVEGRIQFTSSSIGHRGCMSTILLVWVLWVMFV